From the Butyrivibrio fibrisolvens genome, one window contains:
- a CDS encoding PucR family transcriptional regulator produces MISAQIIKQSISQLQAITRVDLTVMDLAGGIVASTKDGEDIDSSLVVSFANSPVDSQAIGNRHLLKIMDDNEPAYILIASGNDEGAYTIGKICVCQLQDLIVAYKERFDRNNFFQNLMLDNLLLIDIYNRAKKLHIDAVRPRVVIIVETGKDNDNTVSELLGSIYTTQAGDYITAVDENSVILIKSVDNPDSYDEIAQIATTIVDMMNTEAMLNARVAYGTIVGELKDLSKSYKEAKMALEVGKIFYAERNVNAYNTLGIGRLIYQLPVNLCHIFLEEIFGDNDVLDQLDEETLSTIAKFFENNLNVSETSRQLFVHRNTLVYRIEKLERSTGLDIRKFDDALTFKIALMVSNYIKYLDANEY; encoded by the coding sequence ATGATTTCCGCACAGATAATCAAGCAGAGCATAAGCCAGCTGCAGGCTATAACAAGAGTTGATCTTACAGTCATGGATCTTGCAGGAGGTATTGTTGCAAGTACTAAGGACGGTGAAGATATAGATTCAAGCCTTGTTGTAAGCTTTGCTAACTCTCCTGTAGATTCACAGGCTATAGGCAACAGACACCTTCTTAAGATCATGGATGACAACGAGCCTGCATATATACTTATAGCAAGTGGCAATGATGAAGGTGCCTATACTATTGGTAAAATATGTGTCTGCCAGTTGCAGGATCTTATAGTTGCTTATAAAGAGAGATTTGACAGGAACAATTTCTTCCAGAATCTGATGCTTGATAATCTTCTTCTTATAGATATCTATAATAGAGCTAAAAAGCTCCATATCGATGCAGTAAGGCCCAGAGTTGTAATAATTGTTGAGACAGGCAAGGACAATGATAATACAGTATCAGAGCTTCTTGGCAGCATCTATACAACTCAGGCGGGTGATTATATCACTGCAGTTGATGAGAACAGTGTGATCCTTATCAAGTCAGTTGATAATCCTGACAGCTATGATGAGATCGCTCAGATAGCAACAACTATTGTAGATATGATGAATACAGAAGCAATGCTCAATGCAAGGGTTGCTTATGGTACAATAGTAGGAGAACTCAAGGATCTGTCCAAGTCATATAAAGAAGCCAAGATGGCACTTGAAGTTGGTAAGATCTTCTATGCTGAGAGGAATGTCAATGCATACAATACTCTTGGTATAGGAAGGCTTATTTATCAGCTTCCTGTTAACTTGTGTCATATTTTCCTTGAAGAGATATTTGGTGACAATGATGTCCTCGATCAGCTTGATGAAGAGACTCTTAGCACTATAGCCAAGTTCTTCGAGAATAACCTTAATGTATCAGAGACATCACGTCAGCTCTTCGTACATCGTAATACTCTCGTATACCGTATAGAGAAACTTGAACGCAGTACCGGCCTTGATATACGCAAATTCGATGATGCGCTTACTTTCAAGATTGCACTTATGGTTTCGAACTATATCAAATATCTTGATGCTAATGAGTATTGA
- a CDS encoding GH25 family lysozyme — protein sequence MKHDKHRDKLIVGALQTALCLVMITALVLTGCESAHVSSGTGASAVMLTSMEEAALSESAATSYTSDAVLESGVDISIDSSSYDSVVEVTIEDGAQSSSEESSTFTVAGSPARTFYVEGTPAVVSDSDSKDDDSMNLNGQSSGADVSVTELVADNSTDESQKSSESSDNNSSDKSSQESNKDSNSGNTQQTQSKTVASETGDVTYGIDVASYQGVINWQKVAASGVGFAMVRVGYRSNDGVLHEDANARYNLQEANKYGIKTGAYFFSRATSQDEAIQEANLCISIVSGYSITYPVAYNCEGYNKSTSRQYGISMQDRSSYAQTFLSTVKNAGYTPMFYASRNELAGGTDWDTASLAGSNKIWLAYYPSDPSVTSPGYSGSYCMWQYTSKGSVPGIEGNVDIDIAYFGYSGTSSAKSDTATESVTANMESGMTFTEVSETVTCKDVLNLRDRPSQGEASVVIAKIKNGETVTRTGYNETTGWSRVVYNGQTLYCVSSYLIVVE from the coding sequence ATGAAGCACGATAAACATAGGGATAAACTGATTGTGGGGGCACTTCAAACAGCTCTGTGTCTTGTTATGATAACAGCTCTTGTTCTTACGGGGTGTGAGAGCGCGCATGTATCCTCTGGGACAGGTGCCAGTGCGGTTATGCTCACAAGCATGGAGGAAGCTGCACTATCAGAGAGTGCGGCGACTTCATATACATCTGATGCTGTACTAGAATCTGGCGTAGACATTAGTATTGATAGTAGTTCTTATGATTCTGTAGTAGAAGTTACTATCGAAGATGGAGCGCAGAGCTCATCAGAAGAAAGTAGCACATTTACAGTAGCAGGATCTCCTGCACGGACTTTCTATGTAGAGGGAACGCCGGCCGTTGTAAGTGATTCTGATTCCAAGGATGATGACTCTATGAATCTGAACGGTCAAAGCAGCGGCGCAGATGTAAGTGTAACAGAGCTTGTAGCTGATAATTCAACTGATGAGAGCCAGAAATCTTCGGAATCATCAGATAATAATTCTTCAGATAAATCTTCTCAGGAGTCCAATAAAGACAGTAATTCCGGTAATACCCAGCAGACTCAGTCAAAGACTGTAGCCTCAGAGACAGGAGATGTCACCTATGGTATTGATGTGGCTTCATATCAGGGTGTTATTAATTGGCAGAAAGTTGCTGCATCCGGAGTTGGCTTTGCTATGGTCAGGGTTGGTTACAGGTCCAATGACGGCGTACTTCATGAAGATGCCAATGCTAGATATAACCTTCAGGAAGCAAACAAATATGGTATTAAGACAGGAGCATATTTTTTCTCCAGAGCTACTAGTCAGGATGAGGCAATTCAGGAAGCTAATCTTTGTATTAGTATAGTAAGCGGATATTCCATAACCTATCCCGTTGCATATAACTGTGAGGGATATAATAAATCCACGAGCCGCCAGTATGGTATCTCTATGCAGGATAGATCCTCATATGCACAGACATTCCTCTCTACTGTTAAAAACGCAGGATATACTCCGATGTTTTATGCATCCCGTAACGAGCTTGCGGGAGGTACAGACTGGGATACAGCATCTCTTGCAGGAAGTAACAAGATCTGGCTTGCCTACTATCCGTCGGATCCATCGGTTACTAGCCCGGGATATTCAGGTTCTTACTGCATGTGGCAGTATACAAGCAAAGGCTCTGTGCCCGGTATTGAAGGCAATGTTGATATAGATATAGCTTATTTTGGATACTCAGGAACTAGTTCTGCCAAGTCTGATACAGCAACAGAAAGTGTTACTGCCAACATGGAGTCAGGTATGACATTTACAGAGGTAAGTGAAACTGTGACCTGTAAGGATGTTCTAAACCTGCGGGATCGTCCCAGTCAGGGCGAAGCTTCTGTAGTCATAGCCAAGATCAAAAACGGCGAGACAGTAACAAGAACAGGATATAATGAAACTACCGGTTGGAGCAGAGTTGTCTATAACGGTCAGACTCTTTACTGCGTAAGCAGCTACCTTATAGTTGTCGAATAA
- a CDS encoding ABC transporter ATP-binding protein, whose translation MASLQLEHITKQYPNGFVAVKDFNLDVEDKEFIIFVGPSGCGKSTTLRMIAGLEDISSGTLKIGGKVMNDVEPKDRDIAMVFQNYALYPHMTVYDNMAFGLKLRKVPKEEIDQKVKAAAKILDLSNLLDRKPKALSGGQRQRVAMGRAIVRNPKVFLMDEPLSNLDAKLRVQMRTEIAKLHQRLGTTIIYVTHDQTEAMTLGTRIVVMKDGVVQQVDTPQNLYDKPQNLFVAGFMGSPQMNFLDADVEVTGDTAYLKIANQKIELPPAKSKKLIEGGYDGKKVTFGIRPEDVDDSEMFVNTSKAVFESTINVYELLGAEVYLYFDLEGFPITARVDSRTTARPGDKVKFGFDVEKIHVFDKETEKTITN comes from the coding sequence ATGGCAAGTTTACAGTTAGAGCATATTACAAAACAGTATCCTAACGGTTTCGTAGCTGTTAAGGATTTCAACCTTGATGTTGAAGATAAGGAATTCATCATTTTCGTTGGACCTTCAGGATGCGGTAAATCAACAACTCTTCGTATGATCGCAGGTCTTGAAGATATCTCTTCAGGTACACTTAAAATCGGCGGCAAAGTAATGAACGATGTAGAGCCTAAGGATCGTGATATCGCGATGGTATTCCAGAACTACGCTCTGTATCCTCATATGACAGTATATGATAACATGGCATTCGGTCTTAAACTTCGTAAAGTTCCGAAGGAAGAGATCGACCAGAAGGTTAAGGCAGCAGCTAAGATCCTTGATCTTTCAAATCTCCTTGATCGTAAGCCTAAGGCTCTTTCAGGTGGTCAGAGACAGCGTGTAGCTATGGGACGTGCTATCGTTCGTAATCCTAAGGTATTCCTTATGGATGAGCCTCTTTCAAACCTTGATGCTAAGCTCCGTGTTCAGATGAGAACAGAGATCGCTAAGCTTCACCAGAGACTTGGTACAACAATCATCTACGTTACACACGACCAGACAGAGGCTATGACTCTTGGTACCAGAATCGTAGTTATGAAAGATGGTGTTGTTCAGCAGGTAGATACACCTCAGAACCTCTATGACAAGCCACAGAACCTCTTCGTTGCAGGATTCATGGGTTCACCTCAGATGAACTTCCTTGATGCTGACGTAGAAGTTACAGGTGATACAGCATACCTCAAGATCGCTAACCAGAAGATCGAGCTTCCACCGGCTAAGTCCAAGAAGCTTATCGAGGGTGGCTATGACGGAAAGAAGGTTACATTCGGTATCCGTCCTGAAGATGTTGATGATTCAGAGATGTTCGTTAACACTTCAAAGGCTGTATTCGAGTCTACAATCAACGTATACGAGCTTCTTGGTGCAGAAGTTTATCTGTACTTCGATCTCGAAGGATTCCCTATCACAGCTAGAGTTGATTCTCGTACAACAGCTAGACCTGGCGATAAGGTTAAGTTCGGTTTCGATGTTGAGAAGATCCACGTATTCGACAAAGAGACAGAGAAGACAATCACAAACTAA